The Papaver somniferum cultivar HN1 chromosome 3, ASM357369v1, whole genome shotgun sequence genome includes a region encoding these proteins:
- the LOC113361442 gene encoding patatin-like protein 2 isoform X1, which yields MESAVTADEMNPSGSKGKLVTVLSIDGGGVKGIIPGVILAFIEAELQKLDGEVVRLADYFDVIAGTSTGGLITAMITAPNSNNRPLYSAKDIVPFYLQHSPNVFPNKNSGRMLGSAVNLFSTVTGPKYSGHYFRSLVKKLLGDTKISQTLSSIVIPTFDMRLLQPIIFSTSEAKSNASKDALLSDVCISTCAAPTYFPSHYFKTKDSEGKVLKRFNLVDGGVAANNPTLLAMTSIANDLLDNNEDLAPIRATDYRKYMIISLGTGITKNEEKYKSSVVSKWGVLGWLYDGGNVPLIDAFCQASADMVDIHASTLFRALHCQENYLRIVTDELVGNTASVDISTKKNMQKLIKIGQDLLKKTMCKVNLETGISEEIEGACTNEEALIHFVKILSNERRARLAKSAF from the exons ATGGAGAGTGCAGTAACTGCTGATGAGATGAATCCGTCAGGCTCAAAGGGGAAGTTGGTAACCGTGTTGAgcattgatggtggtggtgtcaaAGGTATAATCCCTGGAGTTATCCTCGCTTTCATTGAGGCTGAATTGCAG AAACTAGATGGAGAGGTGGTGAGATTGGCCGACTACTTCGATGTTATTGCAGGAACGAGCACTGGTGGCCTGATAACCGCCATGATAACTGCTCCTAACAGCAACAACCGTCCTCTCTATTCTGCCAAGGACATTGTCCCATTTTACCTTCAGCATTCTCCAAATGTATTCCCTAATAAAAACAG TGGGAGAATGCTTGGGTCAGCCGTAAACCTTTTCAGTACAGTGACAGGACCCAAATATAGCGGACACTACTTTCGCTCTCTGGTGAAAAAACTTCTTGGAGATACCAAAATTAGCCAAACATTATCATCTATTGTTATACCTACTTTCGACATGAGGCTTCTTCAACCTATTATCTTTTCAACCAGCGAG GCAAAGAGTAATGCTTCAAAAGATGCTTTGTTATCAGATGTGTGCATTAGTACATGTGCTGCCCCAACGTATTTCCCGTCTCATTACTTTAAAACCAAAGACTCTGAAGGAAAAGTACTCAAGAGATTCAACCTTGTAGATGGTGGAGTTGCGGCCAATAACCCT ACTCTACTAGCAATGACTTCCATCGCAAACGATTTACTAGATAACAATGAAGACTTAGCACCCATCAGAGCCACAGACTACAGAAAATATATGATCATATCTTTAGGAACAGGAATCACCAAGAATGAAGAAAAATACAAGTCTTCAGTAGTCTCCAAATGGGGTGTTTTAGGGTGGTTGTATGATGGAGGTAATGTTCCTCTTATTGATGCTTTCTGTCAAGCAAGCGCAGATATGGTTGACATCCATGCTTCTACTCTCTTCAGAGCACTCCACTGCCAGGAAAACTATTTACGCATTGTG ACAGATGAGTTAGTCGGGAATACAGCATCAGTGGATATATCGACGAAGAAGAATATGCAAAAATTGATTAAGATAGGCCAAGATCTACTGAAGAAGACTATGTGTAAGGTTAACTTAGAAACCGGAATTTCCGAGGAGATTGAAGGAGCATGCACCAACGAAGAAGCCTTAATCCATTTTGTTAAGATTCTCTCTAATGAACGCCGGGCTAGGCTAGCCAAATCTGCATTCTAG
- the LOC113361442 gene encoding patatin-like protein 2 isoform X2: MESAVTADEMNPSGSKGKLVTVLSIDGGGVKGIIPGVILAFIEAELQKLDGEVVRLADYFDVIAGTSTGGLITAMITAPNSNNRPLYSAKDIVPFYLQHSPNVFPNKNSGRMLGSAVNLFSTVTGPKYSGHYFRSLVKKLLGDTKISQTLSSIVIPTFDMRLLQPIIFSTSEAKSNASKDALLSDVCISTCAAPTYFPSHYFKTKDSEGKVLKRFNLVDGGVAANNPTLLAMTSIANDLLDNNEDLAPIRATDYRKYMIISLGTGITKNEEKYKSSVVSKWGVLGWLYDGGNVPLIDAFCQASADMVDIHASTLFRALHCQENYLRIVMS, encoded by the exons ATGGAGAGTGCAGTAACTGCTGATGAGATGAATCCGTCAGGCTCAAAGGGGAAGTTGGTAACCGTGTTGAgcattgatggtggtggtgtcaaAGGTATAATCCCTGGAGTTATCCTCGCTTTCATTGAGGCTGAATTGCAG AAACTAGATGGAGAGGTGGTGAGATTGGCCGACTACTTCGATGTTATTGCAGGAACGAGCACTGGTGGCCTGATAACCGCCATGATAACTGCTCCTAACAGCAACAACCGTCCTCTCTATTCTGCCAAGGACATTGTCCCATTTTACCTTCAGCATTCTCCAAATGTATTCCCTAATAAAAACAG TGGGAGAATGCTTGGGTCAGCCGTAAACCTTTTCAGTACAGTGACAGGACCCAAATATAGCGGACACTACTTTCGCTCTCTGGTGAAAAAACTTCTTGGAGATACCAAAATTAGCCAAACATTATCATCTATTGTTATACCTACTTTCGACATGAGGCTTCTTCAACCTATTATCTTTTCAACCAGCGAG GCAAAGAGTAATGCTTCAAAAGATGCTTTGTTATCAGATGTGTGCATTAGTACATGTGCTGCCCCAACGTATTTCCCGTCTCATTACTTTAAAACCAAAGACTCTGAAGGAAAAGTACTCAAGAGATTCAACCTTGTAGATGGTGGAGTTGCGGCCAATAACCCT ACTCTACTAGCAATGACTTCCATCGCAAACGATTTACTAGATAACAATGAAGACTTAGCACCCATCAGAGCCACAGACTACAGAAAATATATGATCATATCTTTAGGAACAGGAATCACCAAGAATGAAGAAAAATACAAGTCTTCAGTAGTCTCCAAATGGGGTGTTTTAGGGTGGTTGTATGATGGAGGTAATGTTCCTCTTATTGATGCTTTCTGTCAAGCAAGCGCAGATATGGTTGACATCCATGCTTCTACTCTCTTCAGAGCACTCCACTGCCAGGAAAACTATTTACGCATTGTG ATGAGTTAG